The following are from one region of the Sphingomonas sp. J315 genome:
- a CDS encoding helix-turn-helix domain-containing protein — MMGPFIDVRRFSTGGLGEVAAREAWCDRVSTLGRLFETTPEEPFAVASTGFALGDLQLGYSTITAQRWERSAARARRDGVDWLTVNVRDYGAAQGDAGGSGFSASGTSAILIDMSQASDHVSQASKTALLTIPRPIAEAVLGPVRELHGTVISAEGSALLRAHLRQLSHMADRLPVSQGGRLAGGLVDLVAVALAMDGRPVVPGADAVDRALRQRAQMLIDARLTSATLTAATLAKALGISRSTLYRLFAQDGGVMAHIRDRRLDRAHALIGDVATVASIAAVAEQLGFCDAAHFGRLFRARYGITPGEYRAIRRAQRSA, encoded by the coding sequence ATGATGGGACCATTTATCGACGTTCGGCGCTTCTCGACCGGCGGGCTGGGTGAGGTCGCGGCGCGTGAGGCGTGGTGCGATCGGGTCTCGACGCTCGGTCGCCTGTTTGAAACGACTCCCGAGGAACCCTTTGCCGTCGCCTCGACCGGATTCGCGCTCGGCGATCTCCAGCTCGGCTATTCGACGATTACCGCACAGCGCTGGGAGCGGAGCGCCGCGAGGGCGCGCCGCGACGGGGTCGACTGGTTGACGGTCAATGTCCGCGACTATGGTGCTGCGCAGGGCGATGCTGGCGGCAGCGGCTTTTCGGCATCAGGCACCAGCGCCATCCTGATCGACATGAGCCAGGCGTCCGACCATGTGTCTCAGGCATCAAAGACCGCGTTGCTGACCATCCCCCGCCCGATCGCGGAGGCGGTGCTCGGGCCGGTGCGCGAACTTCACGGAACGGTGATCTCGGCCGAGGGATCGGCGCTGCTGCGCGCGCATCTGCGGCAATTGTCGCACATGGCAGACCGGCTTCCGGTCAGCCAGGGCGGGCGGCTGGCAGGCGGCCTGGTCGATCTGGTCGCGGTTGCGCTCGCGATGGACGGGCGACCGGTGGTGCCCGGCGCGGATGCTGTCGATCGGGCGCTCCGCCAGCGTGCGCAGATGCTGATCGACGCCCGGCTCACCTCTGCCACGCTGACCGCCGCCACGCTTGCGAAGGCGCTCGGTATCTCGCGCTCAACCCTGTATCGGCTGTTTGCACAGGATGGCGGAGTCATGGCGCATATCCGCGACCGGCGTCTCGACCGCGCACATGCGCTGATCGGCGATGTGGCGACGGTCGCGTCGATCGCTGCCGTGGCGGAGCAACTGGGCTTTTGCGATGCCGCGCATTTCGGTCGGCTGTTCCGGGCGCGCTACGGAATCACGCCCGGCGAGTATCGCGCGATACGCCGCGCGCAGCGTTCGGCCTGA
- a CDS encoding glycoside hydrolase 5 family protein codes for MTSRRGILAGAAGLAAATALPARAAPPGPFVRRSGTRFVLGGKPYRFVGANIWYGAWLGANDRPRLARELDALAASGVTNLRILAGAEEGPLKNSVKPGFRGKGSDWNPALLDGLDWALAELGKRGMKAVLYLTNFWEWSGGMSSYLWYDTGSYIDMGDPAHPWPAFANAASRFYGNRNAVKLYHDWVGAIVGRTNGVTGLPYRDDPTIMAWQLCNEPRPGGTPEDAAPKLASFYSWIRDTARLIKSIDPNHLVSTGSEGLKGTVESGDIYRISHAIPEIDYATAHIWPLNWSWIDARDLARTAAAGEAKVREYLDQHRALASQIGKPLVIEEFGYPRDAGYAAEATTVYRDRYYRQVFAAVEDSVRTGGPVQGSNFWAWNGAGRAAHGDHRYRHGDPLLGDPPHEPQGWYGVYDSDASTRALVAEHARTLATIGEPVAR; via the coding sequence ATGACCAGCCGACGCGGGATTCTGGCCGGAGCCGCCGGGCTTGCCGCCGCGACCGCCCTGCCCGCCCGCGCCGCGCCGCCGGGTCCGTTCGTCCGCCGCAGCGGCACGCGCTTCGTGCTCGGCGGAAAGCCCTATCGCTTTGTCGGCGCGAACATCTGGTACGGGGCCTGGCTCGGCGCGAACGACCGCCCGCGCCTCGCCCGCGAACTCGACGCGCTGGCGGCGAGCGGGGTGACCAATTTGCGCATCCTCGCCGGGGCGGAGGAGGGGCCGCTCAAGAACTCGGTGAAGCCCGGCTTTCGCGGCAAGGGATCGGACTGGAACCCGGCCTTGCTCGACGGGCTCGACTGGGCGCTCGCCGAACTGGGCAAGCGCGGCATGAAGGCGGTGCTCTACCTCACCAATTTCTGGGAATGGTCCGGGGGGATGAGCAGCTACCTGTGGTACGATACAGGCAGCTACATCGACATGGGCGATCCGGCGCATCCCTGGCCCGCCTTCGCCAACGCCGCGTCGCGCTTCTACGGCAATCGCAACGCGGTGAAGCTGTACCATGACTGGGTCGGCGCGATCGTCGGGCGGACCAATGGCGTTACCGGCTTGCCCTATCGCGACGACCCGACAATCATGGCCTGGCAGCTGTGCAACGAGCCGCGCCCCGGCGGGACGCCGGAGGATGCCGCGCCGAAGCTGGCGAGTTTCTACAGCTGGATTCGCGACACGGCGCGCCTCATCAAGTCGATCGATCCCAACCATCTCGTCTCGACCGGGAGCGAGGGGCTGAAGGGCACGGTCGAGAGTGGCGACATCTATCGCATCAGCCATGCGATCCCCGAGATCGACTATGCGACGGCGCATATCTGGCCGCTCAACTGGAGCTGGATCGATGCGCGCGACCTGGCCAGGACGGCAGCGGCGGGCGAGGCGAAGGTGCGGGAGTATCTCGACCAGCACCGCGCGCTCGCCAGCCAGATCGGCAAGCCGCTGGTGATCGAGGAATTCGGCTATCCGCGCGACGCGGGCTACGCCGCCGAGGCGACGACAGTCTATCGCGACCGATATTATCGGCAGGTGTTCGCCGCGGTCGAGGATAGCGTCCGCACCGGCGGGCCGGTTCAGGGGAGCAATTTCTGGGCGTGGAACGGGGCGGGACGCGCGGCGCATGGCGACCATCGCTATCGCCATGGCGACCCGCTGCTCGGCGATCCGCCACATGAGCCACAGGGCTGGTACGGCGTCTATGACAGCGACGCATCGACCCGCGCACTGGTCGCGGAACATGCCCGCACGCTGGCGACGATCGGCGAGCCGGTGGCGCGCTGA
- the astD gene encoding succinylglutamate-semialdehyde dehydrogenase produces the protein MPGTEIISTEPATGAVLWRRMSGDVDAEVAKARASWAEWAARPLAYRIEALRRFANVVRQKSDAFTDLIARETGKPLWEARTEVETVIAKVDISITAFSERTGQRRIDAAMNTRLALRHKPHGVLAVLGPYNFPAHLPNGHIVPALLAGNAVVFKPSEKTPATGAFLVECFHAAGVPEGCIRLLIGGPDEGKALASHDGIDGLLFTGSARTGIALNRAFASKPEKILALEMGGNNPIIVWDTPDLYSAAVLVVQSAFTSAGQRCTAARRLIVDETLFEPLVGEVNKLIGRLIIGEPHADPAPFMGPVIDNDTADLLTESFLELTFLGGKPLRHMERPIPGRPFVTPAMIDMTDAKEKPDVELFGPILQVIRAKTFEEAIAEANNTRYGLSASLVSQNPKLYDQFWANIRAGIVNWNKPTNGASSAAPFGGIGWSGNHRPSAFYAADYCAYPVVSSESEQARVSIGIGLREG, from the coding sequence ATGCCGGGAACGGAAATCATTTCGACCGAACCCGCCACCGGCGCCGTCCTGTGGCGGCGAATGAGCGGCGATGTCGATGCAGAAGTGGCCAAGGCCCGCGCAAGCTGGGCCGAATGGGCCGCGCGCCCGCTCGCCTACCGGATCGAAGCGCTGCGCCGCTTCGCCAATGTCGTGCGGCAGAAGAGCGACGCCTTTACCGACCTGATCGCGCGCGAGACCGGCAAGCCATTGTGGGAAGCGCGGACCGAGGTAGAGACGGTGATCGCCAAGGTCGATATCTCGATCACCGCATTCTCCGAACGCACCGGACAGCGGCGGATCGACGCGGCGATGAACACGCGCCTCGCGCTGCGGCACAAGCCGCATGGCGTGCTGGCGGTGCTCGGCCCGTATAATTTCCCGGCGCACCTGCCCAACGGGCATATCGTCCCGGCGCTGCTCGCGGGCAATGCGGTGGTGTTCAAGCCGTCGGAAAAGACTCCGGCGACCGGCGCGTTCCTGGTCGAATGCTTCCATGCTGCGGGGGTGCCCGAAGGGTGTATCCGGCTGCTGATCGGCGGGCCGGACGAGGGCAAGGCGCTGGCCAGCCATGACGGGATCGACGGGCTGCTGTTCACCGGCTCGGCGCGGACGGGCATCGCGCTCAACCGCGCATTCGCGTCCAAGCCCGAGAAGATCCTGGCGCTGGAGATGGGCGGCAACAACCCGATCATCGTCTGGGATACGCCCGACCTCTATTCGGCAGCGGTGCTGGTGGTGCAGTCCGCCTTCACCAGCGCGGGGCAGCGCTGCACCGCCGCGCGCCGCCTGATCGTCGACGAAACGCTGTTCGAGCCGCTGGTGGGGGAGGTCAACAAGCTGATCGGCCGCCTGATCATCGGCGAGCCGCATGCCGACCCCGCGCCGTTCATGGGGCCGGTGATCGACAACGACACCGCCGACCTGCTGACCGAGAGCTTCCTCGAGCTCACCTTCCTCGGCGGCAAGCCGCTGCGCCATATGGAGCGGCCGATTCCGGGGCGTCCGTTCGTCACCCCGGCGATGATCGACATGACCGACGCCAAGGAAAAGCCCGATGTCGAGCTGTTCGGTCCGATCCTTCAGGTGATCCGCGCGAAGACATTCGAGGAAGCCATCGCCGAGGCGAACAATACGCGATACGGCCTGTCCGCGTCGCTGGTGAGCCAGAACCCCAAGCTGTACGACCAGTTCTGGGCCAATATCCGCGCCGGCATCGTCAACTGGAACAAGCCGACCAATGGGGCCAGCTCCGCGGCGCCGTTCGGCGGGATCGGCTGGTCGGGCAACCACCGCCCCAGCGCCTTCTATGCCGCCGATTACTGCGCCTATCCCGTGGTGTCGTCGGAATCGGAACAGGCGCGGGTGTCGATCGGGATCGGGTTGCGCGAGGGCTGA
- a CDS encoding alpha/beta fold hydrolase translates to MPNYVDGYWWSGDGLRLHYRDYPGRADRPPLICIPGLTRNARDYEKLAERLAGEWRVIAVELRGRGESGYAKDPMSYVPLTYLQDLEALVAELKLDRFVAVGTSLGGILTMLMASTHPERIAGAVLNDVGPEIDPAGLGRIRGYVGKSTWHPTWMHAARAVAEANAHVYPHWDITQWLDMAKRLHRLTSAGRIVLDYDMKIAEPFRVPGNEAGPDMWRAFDGLADKPLLIVRGGTSDILPAAVAERMHAQVAGSELVTIPDTGHTPTLDEPEAAAAIDRLLARVS, encoded by the coding sequence CTGCCCAACTATGTCGACGGCTATTGGTGGTCGGGGGACGGGTTGCGGCTGCACTATCGCGACTATCCGGGCCGGGCCGATCGCCCACCGCTGATCTGCATCCCCGGCCTGACCCGCAATGCGCGCGATTACGAGAAGCTGGCCGAGCGGCTGGCAGGTGAATGGCGGGTGATCGCGGTCGAACTGCGCGGGCGTGGCGAGAGCGGCTATGCCAAGGACCCGATGAGCTATGTCCCGCTCACCTATCTCCAGGATCTGGAGGCATTGGTCGCGGAGCTGAAGCTCGACCGCTTCGTCGCGGTCGGCACGTCATTGGGCGGCATCCTCACGATGCTGATGGCCTCGACCCATCCCGAACGGATCGCGGGCGCGGTGCTCAACGATGTCGGGCCGGAGATCGATCCCGCAGGGCTGGGGCGCATCCGCGGCTATGTCGGCAAATCGACCTGGCACCCGACCTGGATGCACGCCGCCCGTGCGGTCGCCGAAGCCAACGCGCATGTCTATCCGCATTGGGACATCACCCAATGGCTCGACATGGCCAAGCGGCTCCACCGCCTGACCAGCGCGGGGCGGATCGTGCTCGACTATGACATGAAGATCGCCGAACCCTTCCGCGTCCCCGGCAACGAAGCCGGGCCCGACATGTGGCGCGCATTCGACGGGCTGGCCGACAAACCCCTGCTGATCGTGCGCGGCGGCACCTCGGATATCCTGCCCGCCGCAGTAGCGGAGCGGATGCATGCGCAGGTCGCGGGCAGCGAACTGGTGACGATCCCGGACACCGGCCACACCCCGACGCTGGACGAACCCGAAGCAGCGGCGGCGATCGACCGGCTGCTGGCGCGAGTAAGCTAG
- a CDS encoding glycosyltransferase translates to MLNILHLHSSFDLGGKEARAVRLMNAFGDRAKHVIVSGVDGALSARDAIAKGIRYEIAQNPPPLTGKPSVARYEAIAKFMARFDLVLTYNWGAIDGVMARRVFGKNMPPVIHHEDGFNSDEAFRLNRMRNMYRRIALTAAHGVVVPSHTLQSIAYHVWKQPVARIHRISNGIDVAAYGRKPDPKAIPGFKRLPGHVVVGTLAGLRPVKDLPMLVRAVGGTKTKTQLVIVGEGPDREAIEDTIANMGMEKQVLLPGFLPDPHKYMGLFDIFALSSKSEQQPIAVMEAMAAGLPIASTPVGDVAKMIDPENVSTISKDWNPVHLRDRIEVLAAHPDARRTVGKANQARARALFDEKTMIAAYAKLYSEAAGRPGALG, encoded by the coding sequence ATGCTGAACATCCTCCACCTCCACTCCAGCTTCGACCTGGGCGGCAAGGAAGCCCGCGCCGTCCGGCTGATGAACGCCTTTGGCGACCGGGCGAAGCATGTCATCGTTTCCGGGGTCGACGGCGCGCTGAGCGCCCGCGACGCGATTGCGAAGGGCATCCGCTACGAAATCGCGCAGAACCCGCCGCCGCTGACCGGCAAGCCCTCGGTCGCCCGCTATGAGGCGATTGCGAAGTTCATGGCGCGCTTCGACCTCGTCCTCACCTATAATTGGGGCGCGATCGACGGGGTGATGGCGCGGCGCGTGTTCGGCAAGAACATGCCGCCGGTGATCCATCACGAAGATGGCTTCAATTCCGATGAGGCGTTCCGCCTCAACCGGATGCGCAACATGTACCGCCGCATCGCGCTGACCGCGGCGCATGGGGTGGTTGTGCCCTCGCACACCTTGCAGAGCATTGCCTACCATGTGTGGAAACAGCCAGTGGCGCGCATCCATCGCATTTCCAACGGCATCGATGTCGCTGCCTATGGCCGCAAGCCCGATCCCAAAGCGATTCCGGGCTTTAAGCGCCTGCCCGGCCATGTCGTGGTCGGCACGCTGGCCGGGCTTCGGCCGGTCAAGGATCTGCCGATGCTGGTCCGCGCGGTCGGGGGTACGAAGACCAAGACGCAGCTCGTGATTGTGGGCGAAGGGCCGGACCGCGAGGCGATCGAGGATACGATCGCCAACATGGGGATGGAAAAGCAGGTGCTGCTCCCCGGCTTCCTGCCCGATCCGCACAAATATATGGGCCTGTTCGACATCTTCGCGCTCTCGTCGAAGAGCGAGCAACAGCCGATCGCGGTGATGGAGGCGATGGCGGCGGGGCTGCCGATCGCATCGACCCCGGTCGGTGACGTTGCCAAGATGATCGATCCCGAAAATGTGTCGACGATCAGCAAGGACTGGAACCCGGTCCATCTGCGCGACCGGATCGAGGTGCTGGCCGCGCATCCCGACGCGCGCCGCACCGTGGGCAAGGCGAACCAGGCGCGGGCGCGTGCGTTGTTCGACGAAAAGACGATGATCGCGGCCTATGCAAAGCTATATTCGGAGGCCGCTGGTCGGCCGGGCGCGCTGGGGTGA
- a CDS encoding glutamine amidotransferase — translation MKRALIVRHVPFEGIAGFREPVEAAGYELERIDVTDPDFSRTDFNTPDLLILMGGPMGVYERDANPWIDCEIDRLASRVSLGLPTLGVCLGAQMIAAAMGEKVHAGPVKEVGFAPVALHDVGADSPLRHVADVPVLHWHGDTFPLPERVELLASTDAYRHQAFRRGPEILALQFHAEMGEDPRFDQWLDGADDYVGQAGLTVAELRAQHDRHGAFAVTAGRAMIAEWLRGL, via the coding sequence ATGAAGCGTGCCCTGATCGTCCGCCACGTACCCTTTGAAGGGATTGCCGGCTTCCGCGAGCCGGTCGAGGCGGCGGGGTATGAGCTGGAGCGGATCGACGTCACCGATCCGGATTTTTCGCGCACCGATTTCAACACCCCCGACCTGCTGATCCTGATGGGCGGGCCGATGGGGGTGTATGAGCGCGACGCGAACCCCTGGATCGACTGCGAAATCGACAGGCTGGCGAGTCGAGTCTCGCTGGGTCTGCCGACATTGGGCGTCTGCCTTGGCGCGCAGATGATCGCAGCCGCGATGGGAGAGAAGGTCCATGCCGGGCCGGTCAAGGAAGTTGGCTTCGCCCCGGTCGCGCTGCACGATGTGGGGGCCGATTCGCCGCTGCGACATGTCGCCGACGTGCCGGTGCTGCACTGGCATGGCGACACCTTCCCGCTGCCCGAGCGGGTCGAGCTGCTCGCTTCGACCGACGCCTATCGCCATCAGGCATTCCGGCGCGGGCCAGAAATTCTCGCGCTGCAGTTTCACGCCGAAATGGGCGAGGACCCGCGCTTCGACCAGTGGCTCGACGGCGCGGACGATTATGTCGGGCAAGCCGGGCTGACGGTTGCCGAACTGCGCGCCCAGCATGACCGCCACGGCGCATTTGCAGTGACCGCAGGCCGGGCGATGATCGCGGAGTGGCTGCGGGGGCTCTAG
- a CDS encoding coniferyl aldehyde dehydrogenase — protein MRAILDAQRAAFMAELPVGLDVRKDRLKRAAALVRDNAPRFCDALSEDFGHRSRQQSMITDIAASVSPLDHARKSLDRWARREKKPVMFPLGLLGAKAWVEYQPKGVVGIISPWNFPVNLVMSPLAGVFAAGNRAMVKTSEFTPVTAALFEELAPRYFDPTELAFVSGGPEVGKDFAALPFDHLLFTGATAIGRHILHAAADNLTPVTLELGGKSPAILGRSANLSQATERVAMGKMLNAGQICIAPDYLMVAAEQEAAAVDGIVAAASAMYPSLLANPDYTSVVNDRHYARLTAAIADARDKGAEVIEVNPAGEDFAASNSRKLPLHIVRNPTDDMIVMQEEIFGPILPVRKYDSIDGAIAEVNRRDRPLALYYFGSDESERRRVLDRTISGGVSLDDTIFHVSMEELPFGGIGPSGMGAYHGEPGFRTFSHAKSVFKQSKLDVAKLGGLKPPYGKATDTAIKRQLG, from the coding sequence ATGCGCGCGATTCTCGATGCCCAGCGGGCGGCGTTCATGGCGGAGCTGCCGGTCGGGCTGGACGTGCGCAAGGATCGGCTGAAGCGCGCCGCCGCGCTGGTCCGCGACAATGCGCCACGCTTCTGCGACGCGCTGAGCGAGGATTTCGGCCATCGCAGCCGCCAGCAATCGATGATCACCGACATCGCCGCATCGGTCTCCCCGCTCGATCATGCGCGCAAGTCGCTCGACCGCTGGGCGCGGCGCGAGAAGAAGCCGGTGATGTTCCCGCTCGGCCTGCTCGGCGCAAAGGCCTGGGTCGAGTATCAGCCCAAGGGCGTGGTGGGGATCATCTCGCCGTGGAATTTCCCGGTCAATCTGGTGATGAGCCCGCTCGCCGGCGTGTTCGCCGCCGGCAACCGCGCGATGGTCAAGACCAGCGAGTTCACGCCCGTGACCGCGGCGTTGTTCGAGGAACTGGCCCCGCGCTATTTCGACCCGACCGAGCTGGCGTTCGTCAGCGGCGGCCCGGAGGTGGGCAAGGACTTCGCGGCGCTGCCGTTCGACCATCTGCTGTTCACCGGAGCGACCGCAATCGGCCGCCACATCCTCCACGCCGCCGCCGATAATCTGACCCCGGTGACGCTGGAGTTGGGTGGCAAGTCGCCCGCGATCCTCGGCCGCTCCGCCAATCTGTCACAGGCGACCGAACGGGTGGCGATGGGCAAGATGCTCAACGCGGGTCAAATCTGCATCGCGCCCGACTATCTGATGGTCGCTGCGGAGCAGGAGGCAGCAGCAGTCGACGGGATCGTCGCGGCGGCTTCGGCGATGTACCCCAGCCTGCTGGCCAACCCCGATTACACCTCGGTCGTCAACGACCGGCATTATGCCCGCCTGACCGCCGCCATTGCAGACGCGCGCGACAAGGGCGCGGAGGTGATCGAGGTGAACCCGGCGGGCGAGGACTTCGCCGCTTCGAACAGCCGCAAGCTCCCGCTCCACATCGTCCGCAACCCGACCGACGACATGATCGTGATGCAGGAGGAGATTTTCGGTCCGATCCTCCCCGTCCGCAAATATGACAGCATCGACGGCGCGATTGCCGAGGTGAACCGGCGCGACCGCCCGCTCGCGCTCTATTACTTCGGCAGCGACGAGAGCGAGCGTCGTCGCGTGCTCGACCGGACGATCTCGGGCGGAGTCAGCCTCGACGACACGATCTTCCATGTCTCGATGGAGGAATTGCCGTTCGGCGGGATCGGACCGTCAGGCATGGGCGCCTATCATGGCGAGCCGGGCTTTCGCACCTTCAGCCACGCCAAGTCGGTGTTCAAACAATCGAAGCTCGACGTCGCCAAGCTCGGCGGTCTCAAGCCGCCTTATGGCAAGGCGACCGACACCGCGATCAAACGGCAGCTCGGCTAG
- a CDS encoding prepilin peptidase: MADWAWPLLLGILGLVFGSFIATVALRWPQGRSAMRGRSACDGCNKALAAHELIPLFSWVVQRGRCRACGNPIHAAHPATEAAGLAIGIAAGLVAPGWEGVAGAVFGWLLLALAALDLAAFWLPNVLTAALAVAGIADGIFFAPGWIDRILGGLIGFGLLYLVAFTYRHVRGREGLGGGDPKLFGAIGLWLGASMLAPVLLGASVTGLAVALAMKLSGREIGMTSRLPLGTLLAIAAFPAWLYSVGV; this comes from the coding sequence ATGGCTGACTGGGCCTGGCCCCTCCTCCTCGGTATCCTCGGACTCGTTTTCGGCAGCTTCATCGCGACCGTCGCGCTGCGCTGGCCACAGGGACGTAGCGCGATGCGCGGGCGGTCGGCATGCGATGGGTGCAACAAGGCACTGGCCGCGCATGAGCTGATTCCACTCTTCAGTTGGGTGGTCCAGCGCGGCCGGTGTCGGGCATGCGGCAATCCGATCCATGCGGCGCATCCCGCAACGGAGGCAGCAGGGCTGGCAATCGGCATCGCGGCTGGCCTGGTAGCGCCGGGTTGGGAGGGGGTCGCCGGGGCAGTGTTCGGCTGGCTGCTGCTCGCACTCGCCGCACTCGACCTCGCCGCCTTCTGGCTGCCCAATGTGCTGACCGCAGCGCTTGCGGTCGCGGGAATCGCCGACGGCATCTTCTTCGCGCCCGGCTGGATCGACCGCATCCTCGGCGGGCTGATCGGTTTCGGGCTGCTCTACCTCGTCGCCTTCACCTACCGCCATGTCCGGGGTCGCGAGGGACTGGGCGGGGGCGACCCCAAGCTGTTCGGGGCGATCGGCCTGTGGCTCGGCGCGTCGATGCTCGCCCCCGTTCTGCTCGGCGCAAGCGTCACCGGGCTCGCCGTCGCGCTCGCCATGAAACTCTCGGGACGCGAAATCGGGATGACGAGTCGGCTTCCACTCGGCACATTGCTCGCGATCGCCGCATTCCCGGCGTGGCTCTATTCGGTTGGAGTGTGA
- a CDS encoding acetyl-CoA C-acyltransferase translates to MSTDPVVIVSYARTPMGSMQGALADVTATELGATAVGAAVERAGLKGEAIERIYMGCVLPAGLGQAPARQAAIRAGLPQHIEATTVNKMCGSGMQAAIMASDALAAGSADLIIAGGLESMTNAPYLSLKHRNGARIGHDRLYDHMFLDGLEDAYEPGRAMGTYAEEIATEYQFTREAQDAYAIASLTRAQTAQGSGAFDREIVSVEVKTRKGVVTVALDEQPAKGDPAKIPTLKPAFAKDGTVTAANASSISDGAAALVMTRASVAERLGLTPVARLVAHAGHAHAPARFTTAPVNAMQKALAKAGWGIGDVDLFEVNEAFAVVAMIAMRDLGIPHDVLNINGGACAMGHPIGASGARIMATLIAALQNNGQRRGVASLCIGGGEATAVALELID, encoded by the coding sequence ATGTCCACCGACCCCGTCGTCATCGTCTCTTACGCCCGCACCCCGATGGGCAGCATGCAGGGCGCGCTGGCCGATGTGACTGCCACTGAGCTGGGCGCGACTGCGGTCGGCGCGGCGGTCGAGCGTGCGGGCCTCAAGGGCGAGGCGATCGAGCGCATCTATATGGGCTGCGTGCTGCCCGCTGGCCTGGGACAGGCCCCCGCGCGCCAGGCGGCGATCCGGGCGGGGCTGCCGCAGCATATCGAGGCGACGACGGTCAACAAGATGTGCGGATCGGGGATGCAGGCGGCGATCATGGCGTCGGACGCACTGGCGGCGGGATCGGCGGACCTGATCATCGCGGGCGGGCTGGAGAGCATGACCAATGCGCCCTACCTCTCGCTCAAGCACCGCAACGGCGCGCGGATCGGGCATGATCGGCTGTACGATCACATGTTCCTCGATGGCCTCGAAGACGCCTATGAGCCGGGCCGCGCGATGGGCACCTATGCGGAGGAGATCGCGACCGAATATCAGTTCACGCGCGAGGCGCAGGACGCCTATGCCATCGCCAGCCTGACCCGCGCGCAGACGGCGCAGGGTTCGGGCGCGTTCGATCGCGAGATCGTGTCCGTAGAGGTCAAGACGCGCAAGGGCGTGGTCACCGTCGCGCTCGACGAACAGCCCGCCAAGGGCGACCCCGCCAAGATCCCGACGCTCAAGCCCGCCTTTGCCAAGGACGGCACGGTGACTGCCGCCAATGCCTCGTCGATTTCGGACGGGGCAGCGGCGCTGGTGATGACCCGCGCGTCGGTCGCCGAGCGGCTGGGCCTGACGCCGGTCGCGCGCCTCGTCGCCCATGCCGGCCACGCGCACGCCCCCGCGCGTTTCACCACGGCTCCGGTCAATGCGATGCAAAAGGCGCTGGCCAAGGCGGGCTGGGGAATCGGCGATGTCGACCTGTTCGAGGTGAATGAGGCGTTCGCGGTGGTCGCGATGATCGCGATGCGCGACCTGGGCATCCCGCACGATGTGCTCAACATCAATGGCGGCGCGTGCGCGATGGGTCACCCGATCGGCGCAAGCGGCGCGCGGATCATGGCGACACTCATCGCCGCGCTGCAGAATAATGGCCAGCGGCGCGGCGTCGCGTCGCTGTGCATCGGCGGCGGCGAGGCGACCGCTGTGGCGCTGGAACTGATCGACTGA
- a CDS encoding Ppx/GppA phosphatase family protein: protein MGDGSARMPRPPAKKPARPAPSPASNPGQNGGRARWPEARHYAALDLGTNNCRLLIARPTGGGFTVVDAFSRIVRLGEGLASSGRLSDAAIERTIAALRICADKLRRRNVALSRSVATEACRQAANGPEFIQRVYRETGIVLDIITAEEEARLAVLGCHALLEPGDGLALVFDIGGGSTELVVVDSTGERPRILDWHSAPWGVVSLTEARGITGDHDAETRIAAYARMRAAVEEAFAPFVARLPTIRGTPRLLGTSGTVTTLASVHLGLPSYDRNAVDGLIVPAASMRAVSQRVAELDLAGRSAIPCIGAERADLVVAGCAILETIMDIWPAERLGIADRGIREGILRRLIDGRTL from the coding sequence ATGGGGGATGGCTCCGCCAGGATGCCGCGCCCGCCGGCCAAGAAACCGGCCCGCCCGGCCCCAAGTCCGGCCTCGAATCCGGGCCAGAATGGCGGTCGCGCGCGCTGGCCGGAGGCGCGCCACTACGCCGCGCTGGATCTGGGCACCAATAATTGCCGGTTGCTGATCGCCCGCCCGACCGGGGGTGGCTTTACCGTGGTCGATGCCTTTTCACGGATCGTCCGGCTGGGCGAGGGACTGGCGTCGAGCGGACGGCTGTCGGACGCCGCGATTGAGCGGACGATCGCGGCATTGCGCATTTGCGCTGACAAGCTGCGCCGTCGCAACGTCGCTTTGTCCCGATCGGTGGCGACCGAGGCGTGCCGTCAGGCGGCGAACGGCCCTGAATTCATCCAGCGCGTCTATCGCGAGACCGGAATCGTGCTCGACATCATCACCGCGGAGGAAGAGGCGCGGCTGGCTGTGCTGGGCTGTCATGCCTTGCTTGAGCCGGGTGATGGTCTTGCGCTGGTGTTCGACATTGGCGGTGGATCGACCGAGTTGGTGGTCGTCGATTCGACGGGTGAGCGTCCGCGCATCCTCGACTGGCATAGCGCGCCCTGGGGGGTGGTATCCCTTACCGAAGCGCGGGGCATTACCGGGGATCACGATGCCGAAACCCGCATCGCCGCCTATGCGCGGATGCGCGCGGCGGTAGAGGAGGCGTTTGCTCCCTTTGTCGCGCGCCTTCCGACGATTCGCGGCACCCCACGGCTGCTTGGAACCAGCGGAACGGTAACGACGCTGGCGAGCGTGCATCTCGGCCTGCCGTCCTATGATCGCAACGCAGTGGACGGTCTGATTGTGCCGGCGGCTTCGATGCGCGCAGTCAGTCAGCGCGTTGCGGAGCTTGACCTTGCCGGCCGGTCGGCGATTCCCTGCATCGGGGCGGAGCGCGCTGACCTGGTAGTCGCGGGCTGTGCGATTTTGGAGACGATCATGGACATCTGGCCCGCCGAACGGCTCGGCATCGCCGATCGCGGCATTCGCGAGGGCATCTTGCGCCGCCTGATCGACGGACGCACGCTGTGA